The DNA sequence AGAAAAACAAGTATATGAATTTTATGGGAAAAAATACCCAGAACAAGGACCGTTAACAAAATGGATACTAAAAAACCTAAAATAATAACAATTGCCAGTCTTAAGGGCGGTGTAGGTAAAAGCACAACTTCAATAATTCTTGCCACTCTTTTAGCAAAGTCAAAAAAAATTCTTTTAATAGATATAGATACTCAAGCATCAATAACCAGTTTTTATTTCAATAATATACAAAACAAAAATGTTAATTTAGAAAATTCTAATATATATGAAATATTAAGGGAAGGTGCTTTAGGAATAAGAGATGTTATTATCAATATTGATAATAATTTAGATCTAATACCTAGTTATTTAAGTTTACATAAAT is a window from the Borreliella afzelii genome containing:
- a CDS encoding DUF226 domain-containing protein encodes the protein EKQVYEFYGKKYPEQGPLTKWILKNLK